A single region of the Vagococcus teuberi genome encodes:
- a CDS encoding two-component system regulatory protein YycI, whose translation MDFRRVEGIFFIVFLFLNMFLYYIYQEGRDTQDYISTGSISENLEERLKADHIEVPDNLSKVKKEGYYLSAEEDELVDDAREQLKDQSWQVNNHQLTSQVLVQPDTIVRKSKDMESVNQFIRGSSNVLYGKDYVLNKEETIPFKNYIYNQTYEGIPFYDETSQLSIVISQEKSESNQITSYKQTHISRIEPLREVQSVISERDAIISLYTNNRIQSGDKVKWLHLGYTRIFTVRGKNVYIPAWFVSVESSKNVTQTERINAFTNAIISSSVSEVINK comes from the coding sequence ATGGATTTTAGACGAGTTGAAGGCATCTTTTTCATTGTATTTTTATTTTTAAATATGTTTTTATATTATATTTACCAAGAAGGTAGAGATACACAAGACTATATTTCAACAGGAAGTATTTCCGAAAATTTAGAAGAACGTTTAAAAGCTGATCACATAGAAGTTCCTGATAATTTGTCAAAAGTAAAGAAAGAGGGGTACTATTTATCAGCTGAAGAAGATGAGTTAGTTGATGATGCACGTGAACAATTAAAAGACCAATCTTGGCAAGTGAATAATCATCAATTAACGAGTCAGGTCTTAGTGCAACCTGATACGATTGTGAGAAAATCAAAAGATATGGAGTCTGTTAATCAATTTATTAGAGGATCATCTAATGTTTTATATGGAAAAGATTATGTATTAAATAAAGAAGAAACCATTCCTTTTAAAAATTATATCTATAATCAAACATATGAGGGAATTCCATTTTATGATGAAACTTCCCAGTTATCTATTGTTATATCACAAGAAAAGTCAGAGAGTAATCAAATAACAAGCTATAAACAAACCCATATCAGCCGAATTGAACCATTAAGAGAAGTACAAAGTGTGATTTCTGAAAGAGATGCGATTATTAGTTTGTATACAAATAACCGTATCCAATCAGGTGATAAAGTGAAGTGGCTACATCTAGGTTACACGCGTATTTTTACCGTTAGAGGGAAAAATGTGTACATTCCAGCGTGGTTTGTTTCAGTTGAAAGTAGTAAAAACGTGACACAAACAGAACGAATTAATGCATTTACGAATGCGATAATTTCTTCATCTGTGTCTGAGGTGATTAATAAGTAG
- a CDS encoding MBL fold metallo-hydrolase produces MHVVVSETSFNISVLASGSTGNSLYIETAQRKILVDAGLSGKKITSLLASINRSPEDLDAILVTHEHRDHIHGVGVLARKYNLDIYANELTWQAMEKNIGNVPFEQRNIFDMGKVMTLGDMDIESFGVSHDAIAPQFYRFYKGNKSFVILTDTGYCSEQVKGVIKNADAYLLESNHDPNMLRMGRYPWNTKQRILGDKGHLSNEDGALTATEIIGDRTKHIYLGHLSKENNMKELANMTVTGILQQHDIDAGGQVKIMDTDPDKACDLFAI; encoded by the coding sequence ATGCATGTCGTAGTGTCAGAAACAAGTTTTAATATCAGTGTACTTGCTAGTGGGAGTACCGGAAATTCATTATATATTGAGACTGCTCAACGAAAAATCTTAGTTGATGCAGGTCTTAGTGGAAAAAAAATCACCAGTTTATTAGCTTCCATAAACCGTTCACCAGAAGATTTAGATGCGATACTAGTGACACATGAACATAGAGATCACATTCATGGGGTGGGAGTATTAGCTAGAAAATATAATCTAGATATTTATGCGAATGAATTAACTTGGCAAGCAATGGAAAAAAATATTGGGAATGTACCATTTGAACAACGAAATATTTTTGATATGGGAAAAGTCATGACTTTAGGAGATATGGATATCGAAAGTTTTGGTGTATCACATGATGCCATAGCTCCACAGTTTTATCGTTTTTACAAAGGTAATAAATCATTTGTAATTTTAACAGATACTGGCTATTGTAGTGAACAAGTTAAAGGTGTGATAAAAAATGCAGACGCGTATTTATTAGAAAGTAATCATGATCCAAATATGTTGCGTATGGGCCGATACCCATGGAATACTAAGCAGCGTATACTAGGGGATAAAGGGCATTTGTCTAATGAAGATGGTGCGTTAACTGCTACAGAAATCATTGGTGATCGGACGAAACATATTTATCTTGGGCATTTAAGTAAAGAGAATAATATGAAAGAACTAGCTAATATGACAGTCACAGGAATTTTACAGCAGCATGATATTGATGCGGGCGGACAAGTAAAAATTATGGATACCGATCCAGATAAAGCATGTGATTTGTTTGCGATATAA
- a CDS encoding YycH family regulatory protein produces MSKLGENLLKISVILMVLLSLFLSWKIWTKPANHQFQDRTDKVKAVIQKKEMTEVYMPTKLFYHHGSGDHFLYTNKESTMKSLHEKIVSLGFGSSKVLSTAEITNLTTKRDLFNLVYPSPIPISLFINMNNVSATLPHDSKNFLFNWLVMSLDDNKLYFVDYKNKTGIEFDIKGNIASIASILDAESNNYVTAILPTDELNYAGIYYLADSTKLKTYSYIIATQSFTTFSRGFFNQPNDLFSNEGENLSLSNSEGESLTIDSKTGEVNYFGKLKQDHSESINELYYETFQYVEDMGSSLGNLRYFSDTGNEVIYRNYVEGFPVFGDNMKGSMAATVQNKNVFIKANQDTLQIPLPSDDSVTLVPTQEVVDSLINKGVDMSKVSDIQIGYKWQQNKETQQAIDLVPSWYVNYDNMWMTQEKLESILVKGGHS; encoded by the coding sequence ATGAGTAAATTAGGAGAGAATCTGTTAAAAATTAGTGTCATTTTAATGGTGCTGCTCAGTTTGTTTTTGTCTTGGAAGATATGGACAAAACCTGCTAATCATCAGTTTCAAGACAGAACAGATAAAGTAAAAGCCGTTATCCAGAAAAAAGAGATGACAGAAGTCTATATGCCAACTAAGTTATTCTATCATCATGGAAGTGGTGATCACTTTCTATATACTAATAAAGAATCAACTATGAAGAGTTTACATGAGAAAATTGTCTCATTAGGATTTGGCTCATCAAAAGTGTTATCAACAGCAGAGATAACTAATTTGACAACAAAACGGGATTTATTTAATTTGGTATATCCTAGTCCAATACCAATATCGTTGTTTATTAATATGAATAACGTGTCAGCGACTTTACCCCATGATAGTAAGAATTTTCTGTTTAATTGGTTGGTGATGTCATTAGATGATAATAAATTGTACTTTGTTGATTATAAGAATAAAACGGGTATTGAATTTGATATTAAAGGGAATATAGCAAGTATAGCCTCTATACTAGATGCTGAGAGTAATAATTATGTTACTGCTATTTTACCAACAGATGAGCTAAATTATGCTGGTATTTATTATTTAGCAGACAGTACGAAACTTAAAACGTATAGTTATATTATCGCAACTCAGTCATTTACAACGTTTTCTCGTGGATTCTTTAATCAACCTAATGATCTATTTTCAAATGAAGGAGAAAATTTAAGTTTATCCAATAGTGAGGGCGAGTCTTTGACAATTGATAGTAAGACTGGTGAGGTGAATTATTTCGGTAAACTAAAACAAGATCATTCAGAAAGTATTAACGAATTGTATTATGAAACTTTTCAATATGTAGAAGATATGGGTTCCTCTTTAGGGAATTTGCGCTATTTTTCTGATACAGGGAATGAAGTAATCTATCGAAATTATGTTGAGGGATTTCCAGTATTTGGCGATAATATGAAAGGTAGCATGGCTGCGACGGTACAAAACAAAAACGTGTTTATTAAAGCAAATCAAGATACTTTACAGATACCGCTACCTTCAGATGATTCTGTGACACTTGTACCTACGCAAGAAGTGGTAGATAGCTTAATTAATAAGGGTGTGGATATGTCAAAAGTATCCGATATTCAGATTGGATATAAATGGCAACAAAATAAAGAAACACAGCAAGCCATTGATTTGGTCCCTTCTTGGTATGTGAATTATGACAATATGTGGATGACACAAGAAAAGTTGGAGAGCATATTGGTTAAAGGAGGCCATTCTTAA